One region of Melitaea cinxia chromosome 29, ilMelCinx1.1, whole genome shotgun sequence genomic DNA includes:
- the LOC123667945 gene encoding cuticle protein 1-like, whose product MRFLIAFVAILGYASASAILAPLVYGANPGDVQAAAIDATVAARDTVRAIGEGQARAAEAVIQHNTEAVRQVAETNRNLHENAYWGSLAASQNYVAAAQSQAAALDGAAAAARASYAAAGYPYAGLAYGAVPYAGLAAYNAYGLPALRAW is encoded by the exons ATGAGATTTCTG ATCGCTTTCGTTGCCATCCTGGGCTATGCTTCGGCTAGCGCCATCCTCGCCCCCCTCGTGTACGGCGCCAACCCCGGCGACGTCCAGGCCGCTGCCATCGACGCGACCGTTGCCGCTCGGGACACCGTCCGCGCCATCGGGGAGGGTCAGGCCCGCGCCGCTGAAGCCGTGATCCAGCACAACACCGAGGCAGTCCGCCAGGTTGCCGAAACCAACCGCAACCTCCACGAGAACGCTTACTGGGGTAGTTTAGCCGCTTCCCAGAACTACGTCGCCGCCGCTCAATCTCAGGCCGCCGCTCTTGATGGAGCCGCCGCTGCCGCACGCGCCTCATACGCCGCAGCCGGTTACCCATACGCCGGACTGGCTTACGGTGCCGTGCCTTACGCTGGCCTCGCCGCCTACAACGCGTACGGCCTCCCCGCTCTCCGCGCTTGGTAA